The following coding sequences lie in one Natronorubrum tibetense GA33 genomic window:
- a CDS encoding sulfurtransferase, with amino-acid sequence MTTETVPSLVEPEWLEARLETPDVRVVDCTLHLSFDSETGDRQSESGRSDWERAHIPGSVFADIQDDLSAADPEYPYQRPTPERFADAMEALGIGDDSRVVLYDAAENIWAARAWWLLRAFGFDRAGILNGGWKRWTAEDRPISTAPPTDQEVTFTPEPRPELFVDKETVLEAIDDDSCCLVNALRPADHAGTGLVKYGRPGRIPDSVNVPAIGDESIVGPADNTYLPRPTLRERFADVGVIDTGRVITYCGGGIAASNAAFALHLLGRENVAVYDGSLAEWGRTDLPMETD; translated from the coding sequence ATGACGACTGAGACCGTCCCCTCCCTAGTCGAACCGGAGTGGCTCGAGGCCCGACTAGAGACTCCGGATGTGCGCGTTGTCGACTGTACGCTTCACCTCAGCTTCGATTCCGAAACCGGAGACAGACAGTCCGAATCCGGCCGTTCGGACTGGGAGCGCGCCCATATCCCGGGGAGCGTGTTCGCAGACATTCAGGACGATCTCTCGGCAGCTGACCCGGAGTATCCGTACCAACGACCGACGCCCGAGAGATTCGCCGACGCGATGGAGGCATTGGGGATCGGGGACGACTCGCGGGTTGTCCTCTACGATGCGGCAGAGAACATCTGGGCGGCACGGGCTTGGTGGTTGCTGCGGGCGTTTGGCTTCGATCGCGCGGGCATCCTGAACGGTGGCTGGAAACGCTGGACGGCCGAGGATCGCCCCATCTCCACCGCGCCACCGACGGATCAGGAGGTAACGTTCACGCCCGAGCCGAGGCCAGAGCTATTCGTCGATAAGGAGACGGTTCTGGAAGCCATCGACGATGACAGCTGTTGTCTGGTCAACGCGCTCCGGCCAGCGGATCACGCCGGGACCGGCCTCGTCAAATACGGTCGTCCCGGACGAATCCCGGACAGCGTCAACGTGCCAGCCATCGGTGACGAATCAATCGTCGGTCCAGCGGACAACACGTACCTCCCACGGCCCACACTCCGAGAGCGATTCGCCGACGTCGGCGTGATCGATACCGGTCGCGTGATCACCTACTGCGGCGGTGGAATCGCCGCCAGCAATGCCGCATTCGCACTCCATCTGCTCGGCAGAGAGAACGTGGCTGTGTATGACGGATCCCTTGCAGAGTGGGGACGGACCGATCTTCCGATGGAGACCGACTGA
- a CDS encoding IclR family transcriptional regulator — protein sequence MIEPPKDQKTIKSLEKAFNILEYLKKSGGASMNEVANEFNVANSTAYLHLRTMMKRGYITEQDGNYRVGVKFLDLGSFARQNYDFQNLISDKVRDLSEETGELTEFSVMENGKLFIIQQEFGNNAVRINSRIGKELHMHRTAAGKVILAKIPESMVDQIIDYHGLPKATENTTTDRAELFEELKSIRKKGLAENNEESIDGLWAMAMPVKMPGKKFYGAMSISGPIHRLRTESHKKELYQTLHGAVNELEINMEHSIN from the coding sequence ATGATCGAACCACCAAAAGACCAGAAGACGATTAAAAGTCTCGAAAAAGCTTTTAATATCTTAGAGTATCTGAAGAAGTCGGGTGGTGCGAGTATGAATGAAGTTGCAAATGAATTTAATGTTGCGAATAGTACAGCATACCTTCATTTGAGAACTATGATGAAAAGAGGGTATATTACCGAGCAGGATGGGAATTACCGAGTAGGAGTCAAATTTCTTGATCTTGGGTCGTTTGCAAGACAAAACTATGATTTTCAGAATTTGATATCGGACAAGGTACGGGATCTATCTGAAGAAACAGGCGAACTTACTGAGTTTTCCGTAATGGAAAACGGGAAGCTATTCATAATCCAACAAGAATTCGGCAATAATGCAGTTCGAATTAACAGTCGAATTGGTAAAGAGCTCCATATGCACCGTACCGCTGCTGGTAAAGTAATTTTGGCTAAAATACCCGAATCAATGGTCGATCAAATTATTGATTATCACGGATTGCCAAAGGCTACTGAAAATACGACCACGGATCGCGCAGAGCTATTCGAAGAGTTAAAATCAATCCGAAAAAAAGGACTGGCCGAAAATAATGAGGAGAGCATAGATGGATTATGGGCAATGGCAATGCCAGTAAAAATGCCCGGAAAAAAATTCTATGGTGCTATGAGTATCTCTGGGCCAATTCACCGGTTACGGACCGAAAGCCATAAAAAAGAGTTGTATCAAACTCTACATGGTGCTGTTAATGAGTTAGAAATCAACATGGAACATTCAATCAACTGA
- a CDS encoding IS6 family transposase produces the protein MLADLLSESYAAEFDECWERERTATPVRVFAVRLHATGCSLRETQAILRLIGVERSHQAIWNWVHRLADSVPDPPTAKPSRVAIDETAVRINGDWSWVYAAIDLDSKLILDVAVFGRRGTDPAAAFLHRLTEKHELSDTVFLADGYGYLTALSRLELSGQLDYVDRNLIEKWFHTLKMRVDRFHNSWVGSRASVREWLEQFVHYYNTQRPHQSLNGQTPAEVLN, from the coding sequence ATGCTCGCAGACCTGCTCAGTGAGAGCTACGCGGCGGAATTTGATGAATGTTGGGAGCGTGAGCGGACGGCGACGCCCGTCAGGGTGTTCGCCGTCCGTCTCCACGCGACCGGTTGTTCTCTTCGAGAGACACAAGCAATCCTTCGCTTGATCGGCGTGGAACGCTCTCATCAAGCGATCTGGAACTGGGTACATCGGCTGGCTGACAGCGTTCCAGACCCGCCGACGGCGAAGCCGTCGCGGGTCGCCATTGATGAAACCGCTGTCAGGATCAACGGCGACTGGTCTTGGGTGTACGCTGCAATAGACCTAGACTCAAAACTAATTCTCGATGTCGCAGTGTTCGGACGTCGAGGCACCGATCCAGCTGCTGCGTTTCTGCACCGATTGACCGAGAAACACGAACTATCCGACACCGTGTTTCTCGCTGATGGCTATGGCTATCTGACTGCCCTCTCTCGATTAGAATTGAGCGGTCAGCTCGACTACGTTGACCGAAACCTGATCGAAAAGTGGTTTCACACCTTGAAGATGAGAGTTGACCGCTTCCATAACTCATGGGTGGGCAGTCGGGCGAGCGTCAGAGAGTGGCTTGAACAGTTTGTACACTATTACAACACACAACGACCACATCAATCACTCAATGGACAGACGCCCGCGGAGGTGCTAAACTAG